A window from gamma proteobacterium SS-5 encodes these proteins:
- a CDS encoding type I-E CRISPR-associated protein Cas6/Cse3/CasE, translating to MEKRAEACGFRLLDCTVIDEGLLPAWKKDEGQEPPKGQKPRGKRLTIRAARYEGMLQIIEPKAFGKTLENGIGPAKGLGCGLLSLAPSKTQRDG from the coding sequence CTGGAAAAACGCGCCGAAGCCTGCGGCTTCCGCCTGCTCGACTGCACCGTGATCGACGAGGGGCTGTTGCCCGCCTGGAAAAAGGACGAGGGCCAGGAACCACCCAAAGGCCAGAAACCCAGAGGCAAACGCCTCACCATCCGCGCCGCCCGCTACGAGGGAATGCTCCAAATCATCGAACCCAAGGCATTTGGCAAGACCCTGGAAAACGGTATCGGCCCCGCCAAAGGACTGGGGTGCGGGCTGTTGAGTCTGGCACCGAGCAAAACCCAGCGTGATGGATAA
- a CDS encoding succinate dehydrogenase iron-sulfur subunit encodes MTMKFRIYRYNPDIDAEPRMQDYEVETERGMMLRDALLTIKAMDESFSFRHSCGEGVCGSDAVNVNGSNKLACVTPLSELKAPIEVRPLPGRPVVRDLVVDMSQFYAQYKKVDPWLKRSDPLPEQEIRQSPAQRDKLDGLYECILCGCCSTSCPSFWWNPEKFLGPQALLTACRFLADSRDQAQSERLDALEGPYKLFRCHSIMNCVEACPKNLNPTKAIGHIKQLMLKDAL; translated from the coding sequence ATGACCATGAAATTCCGCATTTACCGCTACAACCCCGACATCGACGCCGAGCCGCGCATGCAGGACTACGAGGTAGAGACCGAGCGCGGCATGATGCTGCGCGATGCCCTGCTGACGATCAAGGCGATGGACGAATCCTTCAGCTTCCGCCACTCCTGCGGCGAGGGCGTCTGCGGCTCGGACGCGGTCAACGTCAACGGCAGCAACAAGCTCGCCTGCGTCACCCCCCTGAGCGAGCTCAAGGCCCCCATCGAGGTGCGGCCCCTGCCCGGTCGGCCAGTGGTGCGTGATCTGGTGGTGGATATGAGCCAGTTCTACGCCCAATACAAAAAGGTCGATCCCTGGCTCAAACGCAGCGACCCCCTGCCGGAGCAGGAAATCCGCCAAAGCCCGGCCCAGCGCGACAAGCTCGATGGCCTCTACGAGTGCATCCTCTGCGGCTGCTGCTCCACCAGCTGCCCCTCCTTCTGGTGGAACCCGGAGAAATTCCTTGGCCCCCAGGCCCTGCTCACCGCCTGCCGCTTCCTCGCCGACAGCCGCGACCAGGCCCAAAGCGAACGCCTGGACGCCCTCGAAGGCCCCTACAAGCTGTTCCGCTGCCACAGCATCATGAACTGCGTCGAGGCCTGCCCGAAGAACCTCAACCCCACCAAGGCCATAGGTCACATCAAACAGCTGATGCTGAAAGATGCCCTTTGA
- the cas6e gene encoding type I-E CRISPR-associated protein Cas6/Cse3/CasE has protein sequence MSRLTLLPEQAKPSQLVQVSAADGYRLHQLVWNLFEEVEGQRSFLYRQERHQGLPRLLVLSEEEPIDTKGIWDIEPKPYVPKLTTGERLAFSIRLNPVVKKRDEQGRQHRHDLVMEQKKQLEQEGIPRDQWPAQSELARRTGVQWLAQRAKTAGFELHEGELMAEEYRQHRLRKPGNSPIRLSTLDCSGLLTVTDPERLVQTLKSGLGPAKGFGCGLLLVRRVGGG, from the coding sequence ATGAGTCGATTGACCCTGCTCCCCGAGCAGGCCAAACCGAGCCAGCTGGTCCAGGTCAGCGCCGCCGACGGTTACCGTCTGCACCAATTGGTGTGGAATCTGTTCGAAGAAGTCGAAGGCCAGCGCTCCTTTCTCTACCGTCAGGAGAGGCACCAAGGCCTGCCGCGTCTGCTGGTTCTCTCCGAGGAGGAACCCATAGATACCAAGGGTATCTGGGATATCGAGCCCAAACCCTACGTTCCCAAACTCACCACCGGCGAACGCCTCGCTTTCTCCATCCGCCTCAACCCGGTGGTGAAGAAGCGGGACGAGCAGGGCCGCCAACACCGCCACGACCTGGTGATGGAGCAAAAGAAGCAACTGGAGCAGGAGGGCATCCCCCGCGACCAATGGCCCGCCCAGAGCGAACTGGCCCGCCGCACCGGCGTGCAATGGCTCGCCCAGCGCGCCAAGACGGCAGGCTTTGAACTGCACGAGGGCGAGCTGATGGCCGAGGAGTACCGCCAACACCGCCTGCGCAAACCCGGTAACTCACCGATCCGCCTCAGCACCCTCGACTGTTCCGGCCTACTCACCGTCACCGATCCCGAACGACTGGTCCAGACCCTCAAGAGCGGCCTCGGTCCCGCCAAGGGCTTCGGCTGCGGGTTGTTGCTGGTGCGGCGGGTTGGGGGTGGGTAG
- the casB gene encoding type I-E CRISPR-associated protein Cse2/CasB yields MTNPQPKAPEKPDSKAHILEWWREMQQDRGARAELRRAKTPTEVILTPSYHDLRYRLMPAGWRNDTALTVVAAVLAQVEIHDGKALFAAQLAAPSGKGGDKARVSGLRFRRLLQHRTPEELMGPLIRAVRLLDKTANVTDLADSIHWWGDRKRREWAFAYYAKNPKAE; encoded by the coding sequence ATGACCAACCCACAACCCAAGGCCCCGGAAAAACCGGACTCCAAGGCTCACATCCTGGAGTGGTGGAGGGAGATGCAGCAGGACCGGGGTGCCCGCGCCGAGCTGCGGCGAGCCAAGACCCCCACCGAGGTGATCCTGACCCCGTCCTACCACGACCTACGTTATCGTCTGATGCCTGCCGGCTGGCGCAACGACACTGCCTTGACGGTGGTGGCCGCGGTGCTGGCCCAGGTGGAGATCCACGACGGCAAGGCCCTCTTCGCCGCCCAACTGGCCGCACCCTCCGGCAAGGGCGGCGACAAGGCGCGGGTCAGCGGACTGCGCTTTCGCCGACTGCTGCAACATCGCACCCCCGAAGAGCTGATGGGGCCGCTGATCCGCGCCGTGCGCCTGCTGGACAAGACCGCCAACGTCACCGATCTGGCCGATAGCATCCACTGGTGGGGCGATCGCAAGCGCCGGGAATGGGCCTTCGCCTACTACGCCAAGAACCCCAAGGCCGAATGA
- the cas7e gene encoding type I-E CRISPR-associated protein Cas7/Cse4/CasC, which produces MNRFLQLHLLTSYPPSNLNRDDLGRPKTAMMGGETRLRVSSQSLKRAWRTSDTFVEALQGHVGTRTKEMGNRTAKLLTDTGVKEKQAREWARAIAEQFGKLKKAKDDGSEEGLHIEQLAHFGPEEEAGVDALCKALAERQSAPEAEELKLLRGDQQAADIALFGRMLAAAPRFNVEAAAQVAHAITVHKVAVEDDFFTAVDDLNNGEEDMGAGHMGETEFGAGLFYLYVCIDRELLVKNLQGDRELANKTLAALVESAATVSPTGKQNSFASRARASYLLAETGNQQPRSLSVAFLESIRGKTMLKEAIERLTDARDKMDRVYGSCSDKDAVLNAYTGEGSLADVIACATE; this is translated from the coding sequence ATGAACCGTTTTCTACAACTGCACCTGCTGACCAGCTATCCGCCTTCCAATCTTAACCGCGACGACCTGGGCCGCCCCAAGACCGCCATGATGGGCGGCGAGACCCGCCTGCGTGTCTCCTCCCAAAGCCTCAAGCGGGCTTGGCGCACCTCCGACACCTTTGTGGAAGCACTGCAAGGCCACGTGGGCACCCGCACCAAGGAGATGGGTAATCGCACCGCCAAACTCCTGACCGATACCGGGGTGAAAGAGAAACAGGCCCGGGAGTGGGCGCGCGCCATCGCCGAACAGTTCGGCAAGCTCAAGAAGGCCAAGGATGACGGCAGCGAAGAAGGATTGCACATCGAACAACTGGCCCATTTCGGACCAGAAGAAGAGGCCGGGGTGGACGCCCTCTGCAAGGCCCTGGCCGAACGCCAAAGCGCGCCCGAAGCCGAAGAGCTGAAACTCCTGCGCGGCGATCAGCAGGCCGCCGATATCGCTCTGTTCGGTCGCATGCTCGCCGCAGCCCCCCGTTTCAACGTGGAGGCCGCAGCCCAGGTGGCTCACGCCATCACTGTCCACAAGGTGGCGGTGGAGGATGACTTCTTCACCGCCGTGGACGACCTCAATAACGGCGAAGAGGACATGGGTGCCGGCCACATGGGCGAGACGGAATTCGGCGCGGGGCTGTTTTACCTCTATGTCTGTATCGACCGCGAGTTGCTGGTCAAGAACCTCCAGGGCGACCGGGAGCTGGCCAACAAGACCCTCGCCGCACTGGTGGAGAGCGCCGCCACGGTGTCGCCCACAGGCAAGCAGAACAGCTTCGCCTCTCGCGCCCGCGCCTCCTATCTACTGGCCGAGACTGGAAATCAGCAGCCCCGTTCCCTGTCGGTGGCCTTCCTCGAATCCATTCGCGGCAAGACCATGCTCAAGGAGGCCATCGAACGGCTGACCGATGCCCGGGACAAGATGGACCGGGTCTACGGTTCATGCTCCGATAAAGATGCCGTACTCAACGCCTACACCGGCGAGGGCTCGCTGGCCGATGTCATCGCCTGTGCCACGGAGTAA
- the cas1e gene encoding type I-E CRISPR-associated endonuclease Cas1, giving the protein MLPDLTPIPIKERNSILFVERCHVDVRDGAFVMIDKQGTRTHVPVGGTACLLLEPGVRLSHRAAALAAKVGTLLVWVGEGGIRLYSAGQPGGARSDKLLYQAKLALDETARLKVVRKMYELRFGEEPPSRRSVEQLRGIEGARVKKTYQLLANKFGLVWKGRSYDQEDWDKADLPNRCLSAATACLYGVTEAAVLAAGYAPAIGFVHTGKPLSFVYDIADIVKFDTVVPAAFRIAAQGPSSPERKVRHACRDAFRESKMLDKLIPMINQVLDAAGEKPPEPAPEAVPPAIPNKKGLGDAGHRN; this is encoded by the coding sequence ATGCTGCCTGACCTGACCCCCATCCCCATCAAGGAACGCAACTCCATCCTCTTTGTCGAGCGCTGCCATGTGGACGTGCGCGACGGGGCCTTCGTCATGATCGACAAACAAGGCACGCGCACCCATGTACCTGTGGGCGGCACCGCCTGTCTGCTGCTGGAGCCCGGTGTGCGCCTCTCCCACCGTGCCGCCGCGTTGGCGGCCAAGGTGGGTACCCTGCTGGTATGGGTGGGGGAAGGCGGGATCAGGCTCTACTCCGCTGGCCAGCCCGGCGGGGCGCGCTCTGACAAACTGCTCTATCAAGCCAAGCTGGCGCTGGATGAAACGGCGCGGCTCAAGGTGGTACGCAAGATGTATGAGCTGCGGTTTGGCGAAGAGCCGCCCAGCCGACGCAGCGTAGAGCAACTGCGCGGCATCGAGGGCGCACGGGTAAAAAAGACCTACCAACTGCTCGCGAACAAATTCGGCCTGGTCTGGAAAGGCCGAAGCTACGATCAGGAAGACTGGGACAAGGCCGACCTGCCCAACCGCTGCCTCTCCGCCGCTACCGCTTGCCTCTACGGCGTCACCGAGGCTGCGGTGTTGGCCGCCGGTTATGCCCCGGCCATCGGCTTTGTCCACACCGGCAAGCCCCTCTCCTTTGTTTATGATATTGCCGACATCGTCAAATTCGACACCGTAGTGCCGGCCGCCTTCAGGATCGCCGCGCAAGGCCCGTCCAGTCCCGAACGCAAGGTGCGTCATGCCTGCCGTGATGCCTTTCGTGAAAGCAAGATGCTCGATAAGCTGATCCCCATGATCAACCAGGTACTAGACGCCGCCGGCGAAAAGCCCCCCGAACCCGCCCCTGAGGCAGTGCCACCGGCCATCCCTAACAAAAAGGGTCTCGGCGATGCTGGTCATCGTAACTGA
- the cas3 gene encoding CRISPR-associated helicase Cas3' produces MPYHCLDVAACGERLLMRQAGFRRSFSRLTGMGEEALVTWLRFFLALHDIGKFSSAFQGLRTDLMPSGCIKNAPYNPRHDSLGFLLWQEKLSESLWKRDLFGLADAGDEDEWFDLLDHWARAVTGHHGQPPKDAKFSLSRYFAPADLEAAEAFFLDVAALFLSDNPSTDYPPPGQWLGPTAEFSWWLAGFAVLADWLGSNQDFFPFCGEPMPLERYWQEIALPNADRAIEQAGLLPGMTAGRQGLSELFDGFVTPTPLQAFCERLEPGGEPELLILEDVTGAGKTEAAFLLLNRLLAVGAGQGAYLAVPTMATANAMYGRTGKVYRRLFEGETEPSLVLAHGSRQLHDGFRRSLLSESAGGDAYEKGEANAQAHCNAWIADNRKRALLAQIGVGTIDQALLAVLTSRHQSLRLLGLLGKVLVVDEVHAADDYMLGLLRRLLRIHARAGGSAILLSATLPQRMRRELAKAFREGLDAPTAELDSTDYPLVTRIRLDGVDEEKVDTRQSVKRNLRFTSLRAFEQVIDWIVAQSEAGQCIAWVRNTVGDAIEAFETLLKRLPAERLDLFHARFALSDRLAIEDRVLETFGKASTGNGRKGRVLIATQVIEQSLDLDFDQMVSDLAPIDLLIQRAGRLRRHCRSLDGDPVEGPDQRGESCLHLLAPDPNDNPDEKWYARLFPNGAYVYPNHARLWLTANLLEDKQALAIPEELRMAVEAVYSDDADADLPTELLENYWEADGEARAQASLAQANTIDFEQGYRYPGSDWWEDTHTPTRLGDRTITLRLARWDGERLRPWSEQQENAWSLSEVNIRHKLAAQEAPAASTEQAEARKNLKENWPRKGEGYLLIPLTEDNEAWTGEAINERGDTVTIRYTRRHGLTIEKTA; encoded by the coding sequence TTGCCCTATCACTGCCTAGATGTTGCCGCTTGCGGTGAAAGATTGTTGATGAGGCAAGCTGGCTTCAGGCGCTCCTTCAGTCGATTGACAGGCATGGGTGAGGAAGCCTTAGTGACCTGGCTCCGTTTTTTTCTCGCCCTACATGATATTGGCAAATTCTCCAGCGCCTTCCAGGGGCTGCGTACCGATTTAATGCCATCAGGATGTATCAAAAATGCACCCTATAACCCTCGTCATGACTCCCTGGGTTTCTTGTTGTGGCAGGAAAAGCTTTCCGAATCGTTGTGGAAGCGGGATCTTTTCGGTTTGGCCGATGCTGGGGACGAAGATGAGTGGTTCGATCTGCTGGATCATTGGGCGCGGGCGGTCACCGGCCACCATGGTCAGCCGCCCAAGGATGCGAAGTTCAGCCTGAGCCGATATTTCGCTCCCGCCGATTTGGAAGCGGCGGAGGCCTTCTTCCTCGACGTGGCCGCACTGTTCCTTTCGGACAACCCGAGCACGGACTACCCTCCGCCCGGCCAATGGTTGGGACCCACCGCCGAATTCTCCTGGTGGCTCGCCGGCTTCGCGGTGCTCGCCGACTGGCTCGGCTCCAATCAGGATTTTTTCCCCTTTTGCGGCGAGCCCATGCCCCTGGAGCGCTATTGGCAAGAGATTGCCTTGCCCAATGCCGACCGGGCCATCGAACAGGCCGGTCTGCTGCCGGGCATGACCGCTGGTCGTCAGGGTCTCTCGGAGCTATTTGATGGGTTCGTTACGCCCACACCGCTCCAGGCCTTCTGCGAACGACTCGAACCCGGCGGCGAGCCCGAACTGCTGATCCTGGAGGATGTCACCGGCGCGGGCAAGACCGAGGCCGCCTTCCTGCTGCTCAATCGCCTGCTGGCGGTCGGCGCGGGACAGGGTGCCTATCTGGCCGTGCCCACCATGGCCACCGCCAACGCCATGTATGGCCGCACCGGCAAGGTCTACCGCCGCCTGTTCGAGGGCGAGACCGAACCCTCCCTGGTGCTTGCCCACGGCAGCCGCCAGCTGCATGACGGCTTTCGCCGCTCCCTGCTATCCGAGTCCGCCGGCGGCGATGCCTATGAAAAGGGCGAGGCCAATGCCCAGGCCCACTGCAACGCCTGGATCGCCGACAACCGCAAGCGCGCCCTGCTCGCCCAGATCGGCGTAGGCACCATCGACCAGGCCCTGCTCGCGGTGCTCACCTCCCGCCACCAGTCCCTGCGCCTGCTCGGGTTGCTGGGCAAGGTGCTGGTGGTGGACGAGGTCCACGCCGCCGACGACTACATGCTCGGGCTTTTGCGGCGACTGCTGCGCATCCACGCCCGCGCCGGCGGCAGCGCCATCCTGCTCTCCGCCACCCTGCCGCAGCGCATGCGCCGCGAATTGGCCAAGGCCTTTCGGGAAGGCCTGGACGCGCCCACGGCGGAACTCGATTCCACCGATTACCCCCTGGTCACCCGCATCCGCCTTGACGGGGTGGACGAAGAAAAGGTGGATACACGGCAAAGCGTAAAACGTAATCTCCGCTTCACCAGCCTGCGCGCATTCGAACAGGTCATCGACTGGATCGTCGCTCAAAGCGAGGCCGGCCAGTGCATCGCCTGGGTGCGCAATACCGTGGGCGACGCCATCGAGGCCTTCGAAACCCTGTTGAAACGCCTCCCCGCCGAACGGCTCGACCTGTTTCATGCCCGCTTCGCCCTCAGCGACCGGCTGGCCATCGAAGACCGGGTGCTGGAGACCTTCGGCAAGGCGAGCACCGGCAACGGACGCAAGGGCCGGGTGCTGATCGCCACTCAGGTGATCGAGCAATCCCTGGACCTCGACTTCGATCAAATGGTTAGCGACCTTGCCCCCATCGACCTACTGATCCAGCGTGCCGGCCGCCTGCGCCGCCACTGCCGTTCCCTGGATGGTGATCCCGTCGAAGGCCCGGACCAGCGCGGCGAATCCTGCCTGCATCTACTGGCCCCCGACCCCAACGACAATCCGGATGAAAAATGGTACGCCCGCCTCTTCCCGAACGGGGCCTATGTCTATCCCAACCACGCCCGGCTCTGGCTCACCGCCAATCTGCTGGAAGACAAACAGGCCCTCGCGATCCCCGAAGAGCTGCGCATGGCGGTGGAGGCGGTCTACTCCGATGATGCCGACGCCGATCTGCCAACGGAACTGCTGGAAAACTACTGGGAAGCCGACGGCGAAGCCCGCGCCCAGGCCTCCTTGGCCCAAGCCAATACCATCGACTTCGAACAGGGCTATCGCTACCCTGGCAGCGACTGGTGGGAAGACACCCACACACCCACCCGACTCGGCGATAGAACCATCACTCTGCGCCTGGCGCGCTGGGACGGCGAACGGTTGCGGCCCTGGAGTGAGCAACAGGAGAACGCCTGGTCCCTCAGCGAAGTGAACATCCGCCACAAACTGGCGGCCCAGGAGGCCCCGGCGGCATCCACGGAACAGGCCGAGGCGCGAAAGAACCTCAAGGAGAACTGGCCGCGCAAGGGCGAGGGCTACCTGCTGATCCCCCTCACCGAAGACAACGAGGCATGGACCGGCGAAGCCATCAACGAACGCGGCGACACGGTAACAATTCGTTACACCCGACGCCATGGCCTGACGATCGAAAAAACCGCGTAG
- a CDS encoding succinate dehydrogenase assembly factor 2: protein MPFEAGLGIRDSGLGLGGSELEDSELARLRWQCRRGLLELDLLFESFLERGYAQLDAAQRDQFQRLLQQPDPDLQAWLLAQQAPSAEFAPMVALIRAVALKST, encoded by the coding sequence ATGCCCTTTGAGGCGGGACTCGGGATTCGGGACTCGGGACTCGGACTTGGGGGGTCGGAATTAGAAGACTCGGAACTCGCCAGGCTGCGCTGGCAATGTCGGCGCGGGCTGTTAGAGCTGGACCTGCTGTTCGAGAGCTTCCTTGAGCGCGGCTATGCCCAACTGGATGCCGCCCAGCGCGACCAATTCCAGCGCCTGCTGCAACAGCCCGACCCGGACCTGCAGGCCTGGCTCCTGGCCCAACAGGCCCCCAGCGCCGAATTCGCCCCAATGGTAGCGCTGATCCGTGCCGTGGCGCTGAAGTCGACCTAA
- the casA gene encoding type I-E CRISPR-associated protein Cse1/CasA, producing the protein MNLLDDPWLPVRRQSGERTLIVPWQLTDQIDTDPIVALDTPRADFNGSLVQFLVGFVQTVFAPENESQWGKLYEKPPEPEQIKAAGQAYREAFELDGDGPRFLQDYDILKDDIKGIGGLLIEEPGGNTLKENRDLFIKRGQYDHLGLPATIAALITLQTNAPSGGVGHRTSMRGGGPLTTLLVPDPLRDPLPVNLWRLVWLNVLSQTELSAMSGDPTQDKPADIFPWLAPTRTSEAKTGVETTPMDIHPYQVYWGMPRRIRLELDELEKDECPLTREPSPLVSGYRTRNYGVNYTGPWKHPLSPYSRNKDGDYLPLHPQPGGIGYRHWLGLVLGEQDKVEPAQVVTNSHASRARRRRHTRLWAFGYDMDNMKARAWYESLMPLYHIEETIRDAFVDDVKGMILAASEIASNLRGQLKKAWFKPKHKVSGDLSFVVEAFWHHTEPDFYNHLEQLRERLEKGESVQDLREAWFRILREQSVALFDQWTATGALEDEDPKRIAVARNELHKFNYKKAITDALRISNKKAA; encoded by the coding sequence ATGAACCTGCTGGATGACCCCTGGCTGCCGGTGCGGAGGCAGAGCGGTGAACGGACGCTGATCGTCCCCTGGCAACTCACCGACCAGATCGACACCGATCCCATCGTCGCCCTGGACACACCCAGGGCCGACTTCAACGGCTCGCTGGTGCAGTTCCTGGTCGGCTTCGTGCAAACCGTCTTTGCGCCCGAGAACGAATCCCAATGGGGCAAATTGTACGAAAAGCCCCCCGAGCCCGAGCAGATCAAGGCCGCCGGCCAAGCCTACCGCGAGGCCTTCGAGCTGGATGGCGATGGGCCGCGTTTTTTGCAGGACTATGACATTCTCAAAGACGACATCAAGGGCATCGGCGGTCTGCTGATCGAAGAGCCGGGCGGCAATACCCTGAAGGAGAACCGCGATCTCTTCATCAAGCGCGGCCAGTACGACCACCTCGGCCTGCCTGCCACCATCGCCGCGCTGATTACCCTTCAGACCAACGCCCCCAGCGGCGGAGTCGGCCATCGCACCTCCATGCGCGGCGGCGGCCCGCTGACCACGCTGCTGGTTCCCGACCCACTGCGCGACCCATTGCCGGTGAATCTCTGGCGACTGGTCTGGCTGAATGTCCTCAGCCAAACCGAACTCTCTGCCATGAGCGGTGATCCGACCCAGGACAAACCCGCCGACATCTTCCCCTGGCTCGCCCCCACCCGCACCAGCGAGGCTAAAACCGGCGTGGAGACCACGCCCATGGATATTCATCCCTACCAAGTGTATTGGGGTATGCCCCGTCGAATCCGCCTGGAACTGGACGAGCTGGAGAAGGACGAATGCCCCCTGACACGGGAACCGAGCCCGCTGGTCAGCGGTTACCGCACCCGTAACTACGGCGTGAACTACACCGGCCCCTGGAAACATCCCCTATCGCCCTATAGCCGAAACAAGGACGGCGACTACCTGCCGTTGCACCCCCAACCCGGCGGCATCGGCTACCGCCACTGGCTTGGATTGGTACTGGGTGAACAGGACAAGGTCGAGCCGGCCCAAGTGGTGACCAACAGCCACGCCTCCCGCGCCCGCCGTCGACGCCATACCCGCCTCTGGGCCTTCGGTTACGACATGGACAACATGAAGGCCCGTGCCTGGTACGAGTCGCTGATGCCCCTCTACCACATCGAAGAGACCATCCGCGACGCCTTTGTGGATGATGTGAAAGGCATGATCCTCGCCGCCTCCGAGATCGCCTCCAACCTGCGCGGCCAGCTCAAGAAGGCCTGGTTCAAGCCCAAACACAAGGTCAGCGGCGATCTCTCCTTCGTGGTGGAGGCCTTCTGGCACCACACCGAGCCGGATTTCTACAACCACCTGGAACAACTGCGCGAACGATTGGAAAAGGGCGAATCGGTCCAGGATCTGCGGGAGGCCTGGTTCCGCATCCTGCGCGAACAATCCGTCGCCCTGTTCGACCAGTGGACCGCCACCGGCGCGCTGGAGGACGAAGACCCCAAGCGCATCGCCGTGGCCCGCAACGAGCTGCACAAGTTCAACTACAAAAAGGCCATCACCGATGCGCTGCGGATATCCAATAAGAAGGCAGCGTGA
- a CDS encoding DUF4926 domain-containing protein, with the protein MTGFSELDVVTATHDLDGISAGTRGVVLLPLGEDAYEVEFVDEKGGTLEVMPVEGRFLSSVDYFGAHAA; encoded by the coding sequence ATGACTGGGTTCTCTGAATTAGACGTTGTTACCGCAACACACGACCTCGACGGGATCAGTGCAGGAACTCGCGGCGTGGTTTTGCTGCCGTTGGGGGAGGATGCCTACGAAGTAGAATTCGTGGACGAAAAAGGCGGTACCCTGGAAGTTATGCCTGTAGAGGGGCGCTTTTTATCGTCTGTTGACTACTTTGGCGCACATGCCGCCTAA
- the cas2 gene encoding type I-E CRISPR-associated endoribonuclease Cas2: MLVIVTENVPPRLRGRLAVWLLEVRAGVYVGNYSVRVRDMIWEQVESGIEEGNAVMVWRERNESGFDFKTLGPNRRMPCDYDGFRLVNFLPEVPDDDELDAL, translated from the coding sequence ATGCTGGTCATCGTAACTGAAAACGTCCCGCCACGATTGCGCGGTCGGCTCGCCGTCTGGCTGCTGGAAGTGCGTGCCGGGGTTTATGTGGGCAATTACTCGGTGCGGGTGCGGGACATGATCTGGGAGCAGGTAGAATCGGGTATCGAAGAGGGCAATGCGGTAATGGTCTGGCGTGAGCGCAACGAATCCGGCTTCGATTTCAAGACCCTAGGTCCCAACCGCCGTATGCCCTGCGACTACGACGGATTCCGCCTCGTCAACTTCCTGCCTGAAGTGCCGGACGACGACGAGCTGGACGCTCTTTAA
- the cas5e gene encoding type I-E CRISPR-associated protein Cas5/CasD, which yields MARYLLFQLYAPLAAWGDVAVGESRPSATRPGRSALIGLLGAALGIRRDDEAGQDGLAKGYRFAVRELAQGSLLRDYHTAQVPSRAALKKAPAYTRRDELAVEVNTILSARDYRCDGYWQVAVEATGDSPPHDLEQLAEALGRPRFNLYLGRKACPPALPLQPQIVEADSLQAAFAQGDFTGPEGFVAELGLIAKGHGLEQEGGSLYWEAGMEAGISARQTYTRRDHPRTRFRWQFDERQEHHGTLSTEE from the coding sequence ATGGCCCGTTATCTGTTGTTTCAACTCTATGCGCCGCTCGCCGCCTGGGGTGACGTAGCGGTGGGCGAATCCCGCCCCAGCGCCACCCGGCCCGGTCGTTCGGCCCTGATCGGCCTATTGGGCGCGGCACTGGGTATCCGTCGTGACGACGAGGCGGGGCAGGATGGCTTGGCCAAGGGCTATCGCTTCGCGGTGCGCGAGCTGGCCCAGGGCAGCCTGCTGCGCGACTATCACACCGCCCAGGTCCCCTCCCGTGCAGCCCTGAAAAAGGCCCCGGCTTACACCCGGCGTGACGAACTGGCGGTGGAAGTAAACACCATCCTCTCCGCCCGCGACTACCGTTGCGACGGCTATTGGCAGGTGGCGGTGGAGGCGACCGGCGATTCGCCGCCCCACGACCTGGAGCAACTGGCCGAGGCCCTGGGCCGACCCCGCTTCAACCTCTACCTCGGGCGCAAGGCCTGCCCGCCGGCACTGCCCTTGCAGCCTCAAATCGTCGAGGCCGACTCCCTGCAAGCCGCCTTCGCCCAAGGAGACTTCACCGGCCCCGAAGGCTTCGTGGCCGAACTGGGGCTAATCGCGAAGGGGCACGGACTGGAACAGGAAGGCGGTTCCCTATATTGGGAGGCCGGCATGGAGGCCGGCATTTCGGCGCGCCAGACCTACACCCGCCGCGACCACCCGCGCACCCGCTTCCGCTGGCAGTTCGACGAACGCCAGGAGCACCACGGCACCCTGTCCACGGAGGAGTAA